A single window of Tetrapisispora phaffii CBS 4417 chromosome 16, complete genome DNA harbors:
- the APM4 gene encoding Apm4p (similar to Saccharomyces cerevisiae APM4 (YOL062C); ancestral locus Anc_3.165) encodes MINGVLIYSSRGDLIVCDLLKSSLKRTISDIFKIQVINSLEMKSPILTLGSTTFHHIRSSSESKLWIVAITRSNANSGVIWEFLYKLDSMLTAYDLNNEEKLMEKFMVYYEMIDVMLTSNAMPINTELSSIASKISYRLPKTISNSPTNEKNNNNGLSIPKFLTRNSRSMSQEFSNITQSDIPWRPTGIKYKKNEVFLYVNEKINILVSKDQTILKAYVDGSIDLVSHLSGTPICQFGLNDYLSMTGNNISNRGDEFRHDFMDDEDLSTGRSSSSSVKIEDCTFHQCVSLDKFNDERLINFVPPDGSFELMRYHVRDDLNIPFKVTPRVSISSSRCSMRYKIILKSLFPTSLSAADAMLKIPLPPGTVDCKINASSGKCNFSTSDNCAIWKFNKYKGLTENELILETVPSSSTDILSLQQWTRPPMSMNFEIIMFSNSGLVVKYLKVMERVQKYRPVKWIKYVSKSGSYEIRY; translated from the coding sequence ATGATCAACGGGGTTCTTATATACTCCAGTCGTGGCGATTTAATTGTTTGTGATCTGTTGAAAAGCTCTTTGAAAAGAACCATAAGtgatatctttaaaatacaAGTAATAAACAGTCTAGAGATGAAATCGCCTATTTTGACTTTAGGGTCTACAACATTCCATCATATACGATCCAGTAGTGAGAGTAAACTGTGGATTGTAGCCATTACGAGAAGTAATGCTAATAGTGGTGTGATCTGGGAGTTTTTGTATAAGCTAGATTCCATGTTAACTGCCtatgatttaaataacGAGGAAAAATTGATGGAGAAATTCATGGTCTATTATGAAATGATAGATGTCATGTTGACTTCTAATGCTATGCCTATAAATACTGAGCTAAGCTCAATTGCCTCAAAGATATCTTATAGATTACCAAAAACGATCTCTAATTCTCCCAccaatgaaaaaaataataacaatggCTTATCAATTCctaaatttttaacaagGAACAGCAGATCGATGTCTCAAGAGTTTTCTAATATAACCCAATCAGATATCCCTTGGAGGCCCACTGGTATCAAGTACAAGAAAAATGAGGTGTTCTTATACGTGAAtgagaaaataaatattttggtttCTAAAGACCAAACCATACTGAAAGCATATGTTGATGGTTCGATTGACTTGGTTTCACATTTAAGCGGAACTCCTATCTGCCAATTCGGGTTGAATGACTATTTGAGTATGActggtaataatatttctaataGAGGTGATGAGTTTAGACACGATTTCATGGATGACGAAGATTTATCAACTGGTAGAAGTTCTTCCTCCAGCGTGAAAATCGAAGACTGTACATTTCACCAGTGTGTATCCCTTGATAAGTTCAATGACGAACGTTTAATCAATTTTGTCCCGCCAGACGGATCATTTGAATTGATGAGATACCATGTTCGTGATGATCTCAACATTCCTTTTAAAGTCACTCCAAGAGTCTCAATATCATCGTCTAGATGTAGTATGAGGTATAAGATTATtctaaaatcattatttccTACCAGTTTATCTGCTGCCGACGCCATGCTGAAGATCCCATTACCACCAGGTACCGTTGATTGTAAGATAAATGCCTCAAGCGGTAAATGCAACTTTTCCACGTCAGATAATTGTGCTATATGGaagtttaataaatataaaggCTTAACGGAAAACGAGCTGATCTTAGAAACTGTTCCTTCAAGTAGCACTGATATATTATCCCTACAACAATGGACAAGACCTCCAATGTCAATGAATTTCGAAATCATCATGTTCAGTAATTCTGGTCTTGTAGTAAAGTATCTAAAGGTCATGGAGAGGGTACAAAAGTATAGACCAGTCAAGTGGATCAAGTATGTATCGAAATCAGGATCATACGAAATAAGGTACTAA
- the MRX9 gene encoding Mrx9p (similar to Saccharomyces cerevisiae YDL027C; ancestral locus Anc_3.164), giving the protein MNMLCMFRGKPVIRGLHTCTPILRASPRYVNKVVVLSNKASISKIRFSSGSIYTTMGHSPLYGNTMASLTTKFAHNGLQHGTFTTKRHFHQSHYKLYSMGKRPFFEGRTPVTIFRLTPMKIFLFALTFYVMIFLLVPFILSILLPAAILGYAFFQYRKWRLNCALKLWVNSLMKTQMHTKFSTFNGLRYSIINSVEKDARSQVFGFTNTPNGPIFRAMNDMTRDLSTEASDKFKKFIEARVLEAFVSDEDGVRSALASDHTWKQAIKTSRPLGIEFGRMVERSFVARDKKYMTYAFPLSINSPSGSQSHLGRVSIVACHPLSAGFNPPDKTNLKLILCIESNSKLSPDLFIIDTNGMTGEFFSKYDVQKFKDHTEYTVKK; this is encoded by the coding sequence ATGAACATGCTTTGTATGTTTCGTGGTAAGCCAGTGATAAGGGGTCTTCATACATGCACTCCAATCCTAAGGGCATCGCCAAGATATGTAAATAAGGTTGTCGTACTATCAAATAAAGCTTCGATTTCCAAGATTAGATTTAGTAGTGGAAGTATATATACAACAATGGGTCACAGCCCATTGTATGGCAATACAATGGCATCGCTAACGACCAAATTTGCACATAATGGATTACAACATGGGACTTTCACAACTAAAAGACATTTCCATCAATCTCATTACAAGCTTTACAGCATGGGAAAGAGGCCATTCTTTGAAGGTCGGACCCCTGTCACAATATTTCGTTTGACCCCTATGAAAATATTCCTATTTGCATTGACTTTCTACGTAATGATATTTCTCTTAGTTCCATTTATACTAAGCATTCTGTTACCTGCTGCTATATTAGGATATGCATTTTTCCAATACAGAAAATGGAGATTAAATTGTGCCCTTAAATTGTGGGTGAATAGTCTCATGAAAACGCAGATGCACACTAAGTTTTCAACTTTTAACGGTTTAAGATATAGTATCATCAATAGTGTTGAGAAGGACGCCCGTAGTCAAGTATTTGGATTCACCAATACACCCAATGGGCCGATATTTCGCGCAATGAATGACATGACTAGGGATTTGTCTACAGAAGCATCTGATAAATTCAAGAAGTTTATCGAAGCACGAGTTCTGGAGGCGTTTGTGAGTGACGAAGACGGGGTGAGATCTGCTCTCGCCAGCGACCACACCTGGAAGCAAGCGATAAAGACATCAAGACCATTGGGCATCGAGTTTGGCAGAATGGTCGAACGTTCCTTTGTGGCAAGAGACAAGAAGTACATGACCTACGCGTTCCCACTCTCCATAAACTCTCCAAGCGGCTCCCAGAGCCACCTCGGACGTGTCTCAATAGTGGCATGCCACCCACTCTCTGCTGGCTTTAACCCACCGGATAAAACCAACTTAAAGTTAATATTATGTATCGAGAGCAACTCCAAACTGTCTCCCGACCTCTTCATAATAGACACCAACGGCATGACTGGCGAGTTCTTCTCGAAGTACGATGTCCAAAAGTTCAAAGACCACACAGAATACACAGTTAAAAAGTAG
- the TPHA0P00680 gene encoding uncharacterized protein (similar to Saccharomyces cerevisiae UBP13 (YBL067C) and UBP9 (YER098W); ancestral locus Anc_7.390), with protein MLKRLLRRTHGPEETESRSEECSNDSRSIFNDSPSEYDLVSGVEDGDEMDKCNDTPRIIPSLIDCDLVLNAQEPVPVEVDPESAVEGVRREIEGILSNYDVGERVFGFQNFGYTCYCNSILQALFNIGSFRDGIIGPASIGEFQLKNISMRKNTELDTNANIPANENAKINATAATEEEVEEDGKNLHHNKVGPLSDNYTYKLSPSTTLQSMETNESGDETEPLNASIQEQNGIINDNTATKKNNNDKVIILGRQINEINDTLFEVKVKPVLEVSCSQTVVKESSSYLQKIFKLNREDKKYKKVENKVTVMSKSSISPTISDLKNDAISDTNEQNETKDSPPNNSLPSFQNNIVKSLEERKQIALRTGPVQVLQSDKNNTNHTLFSCLRDIFIELSCSKSLTGLVSPTGFIDILKRDNVLFNTYCHQDAHEFFNFLINDLCDYLDNSSLANEEIVGNIVSETFKGIIKYQTRCSMCDSITEREEQFLDFPIEFNGSEKVEIQELLGNYCAREILRASNKFYCEICNEYQEAERLIGIKELPKHLVVHLKRFKYCEEKNCNIKLFNKVNYPFTLNISSVFDDSISKKYELNSIVVHIGESPQLGHYVTLCKHKSYGWLIYDDETVQAVSDELVSRILNNEQRSATAYLLFYEEVDSKITQIYDIDLYAKNIEALLRDDELLRKNTAGLIVIFKGRCIEKLHKPYPKLLKLIPNQYLASQRENNLRNKR; from the coding sequence atGCTTAAACGTTTATTAAGAAGAACCCATGGGCCAGAGGAGACTGAGTCCCGGAGCGAAGAGTGCTCAAATGATTCGAGGTCCATATTTAATGATTCGCCAAGCGAGTATGACTTAGTTTCCGGGGTAGAAGATGGGGATGAGATGGACAAGTGTAACGACACACCAAGAATAATTCCCAGCTTGATCGATTGTGATCTTGTGCTGAATGCCCAGGAACCAGTTCCGGTCGAAGTAGACCCCGAATCCGCCGTGGAGGGTGTCAGGCGTGAAATCGAAGGGATTCTAAGTAATTACGACGTGGGTGAACGTGTGTTTGGGTTTCAAAACTTTGGCTACACCTGCTATTGTAACTCCATTCTACAGGCTTTGTTTAACATAGGATCGTTTCGTGACGGTATCATTGGACCCGCGTCCATTGGCGAGTTCCAGTTAAAGAATATCTCGATGCGTAAGAATACAGAACTAGATACAAATGCAAATATACCTGCAAATGAAAACGCAAAAATAAATGCAACAGCAGCaactgaagaagaagttgaagaagatggaaAGAACTTGCATCACAACAAGGTCGGTCCCCTTAGTGATAACTATACCTATAAGCTCTCGCCGTCAACCACCTTACAAAGCATGGAGACCAACGAATCTGGTGATGAGACTGAACCATTGAATGCGTCAATTCAAGAACAGAATGGAATCATTAACGATAATACCGCCACGAAGAAGAATAATAACGATaaagtaataattttaGGAAGACAAATAAATGAGATCAATGATACGCTGTTTGAAGTGAAAGTTAAACCAGTGTTAGAAGTGAGTTGTTCACAGACCGTTGTAAAAGAGAGTTCCTCATACCtccaaaaaatatttaaattaaacaGGGAAGACAAAAAGTATAAAAAAGTAGAAAATAAGGTCACTGTGATGTCAAAGAGCAGCATTTCTCCAACCATCTCAGACTTGAAGAATGATGCTATCTCTGACACAAATGaacaaaatgaaacaaaGGACTCACCTCCTAATAACAGCTTACCTAGtttccaaaataatatagttAAATCTCTGGAGGAAAGAAAACAGATAGCATTACGAACTGGTCCAGTACAGGTTCTACAAagtgataaaaataataccaaCCATACATTATTTTCTTGCTTAAGAGATATTTTTATCGAACTATCGTGTAGTAAGTCCCTAACTGGTTTAGTTTCCCCTACTGGATTTATCgatatattgaaaagagaTAACGTTTTATTCAACACTTATTGTCATCAAGATGCACATgagtttttcaattttctaATCAATGACTTGTGCGACTATTTGGATAATTCAAGTTTAGCAAATGAAGAGATTGTTGGAAATATTGTCTCTGAAACCTTTAAGGGGATAATCAAATATCAGACTCGCTGTTCAATGTGTGATTCGATAACCGAAAGAGAAGAGCAGTTTCTAGATTTTCCAATAGAGTTTAATGGATCCGAAAAGGTAGAAATACAGGAGTTATTAGGTAACTACTGTGCAAGAGAAATATTAAGAGCATCAAACAAATTCTACTGCGAAATTTGTAATGAATACCAAGAAGCTGAAAGGCTGATAGGTATCAAAGAACTACCTAAACACTTAGTTGTCCATTTGAAAAGGTTTAAATATTgtgaagaaaaaaactGCAATATCAAACTATTTAATAAAGTGAACTATCCATTTACATTAAATATCAGTTCAGTTTTTGACGATTCTATATCAAAAAAGTATGAACTCAATAGTATTGTTGTTCACATAGGCGAAAGTCCACAATTGGGACATTATGTTACATTATGTAAACATAAAAGTTATGGATGGCTAATATATGACGATGAAACGGTTCAAGCGGTGTCTGATGAGTTGGTTTCCAGAATACTAAATAATGAACAAAGGAGTGCTACGGCATACTTACTATTTTACGAGGAAGTTGACAGCAAGATCACACAAATTTACGACATAGATTTATATGCAAAAAATATCGAAGCTCTATTAAGAGACGATGAACTGCTAAGAAAAAATACAGCTGGCTTAATAGTAATATTCAAAGGGAGATGTATAGAGAAACTCCACAAGCCATATCCAAAGTTACTAAAACTCATTCCCAATCAATATTTAGCTTCTCAAagagaaaataatttaagaaACAAAAGATAA
- the TPHA0P00690 gene encoding ribose-phosphate diphosphokinase (similar to Saccharomyces cerevisiae PRS4 (YBL068W) and PRS2 (YER099C); ancestral locus Anc_7.391) — protein sequence MSSNSIKLISGNSHPELAELISKRLSIPLSKVGVYQYSNKETSVTIGESIRDEDVYIIQTGTGEDEVNDFLMELLILIHACKTASVRRITAVIPNFPYARQDKKDKSRAPITAKLIANLLQTAGCDHVITMDLHASQIQGFFHIPVDNLYAEPSVLNYIKTKTDLSNAILVSPDAGGAKRVASLADKLDLNFALIHKERQKANEVSRMVLVGDVKGKACLLIDDMADTCGTLVKACDTLLDHGAKEVVAIVTHGIFSGSAREKLSNSRLSKIVCTNTLPIDLDLDIVEQVDISPTLAESIRRLHNGESVSYLFTHAPI from the coding sequence ATGTCAAGCAACAGCATCAAGCTGATATCTGGTAACTCCCATCCGGAACTGGCTGAGCTGATTTCCAAGAGGTTATCTATCCCACTATCCAAGGTTGGTGTTTATCAATACTCTAATAAGGAGACTTCTGTCACTATTGGCGAAAGTATTAGAGATGAagatgtatatattattcaGACAGGTACAGGTGAGGATGAGGTTAACGACTTCTTAATGGAACTGTTAATCTTAATCCACGCTTGTAAAACTGCCTCTGTCAGAAGGATCACGGCCGTGATTCCAAACTTTCCTTACGCTAGACAGGATAAGAAGGACAAGTCCCGTGCTCCTATCACTGCGAAGTTGATTGCTAATCTGTTGCAAACAGCAGGATGTGATCATGTTATCACTATGGACTTGCATGCCTCTCAGATCCAAGGGTTCTTCCATATTCCGGTGGATAACCTGTATGCTGAACCATCtgttttgaattatattaaaacaaaaacagaTTTATCAAATGCGATTTTGGTCTCACCTGATGCAGGTGGTGCTAAGAGGGTCGCATCGTTAGCTGATAAACTAGACTTAAATTTTGCATTGATCCACAAGGAAAGACAAAAGGCTAATGAGGTTTCAAGAATGGTGTTGGTCGGTGACGTCAAGGGAAAAGCTTGTCTGTTGATAGATGACATGGCAGACACATGTGGCACTTTAGTCAAAGCGTGTGATACATTATTGGATCATGGTGCGAAGGAGGTCGTTGCCATTGTCACTCACGGTATATTTTCAGGGTCAGCAAGAGAAAAGTTGAGCAACAGTagattatcaaaaattgtttGTACAAACACTTTGCCAATCGATTTAGATTTGGATATTGTTGAGCAAGTAGATATCAGTCCAACTTTGGCTGAAAGTATAAGGAGATTACATAATGGTGAATCAGTTTCTTATTTGTTCACTCACGCTCCAATATGA
- the TPHA0P00700 gene encoding 40S ribosomal protein eS24 (similar to Saccharomyces cerevisiae RPS24A (YER074W) and RPS24B (YIL069C); ancestral locus Anc_7.262) — MSDAITIRTRKVITNPLLSRKQFVIDVLHPNRANVSKDELREKLAEIYKADKDAVSVFGFRTQFGGAKSTGFGLVYNSVADAKKFEPTYRLVRYGLAEKVEKASRQQRKQKKNRDKKIFGTGKRLAKKMARRNAE, encoded by the exons ATG TCTGACGCTATCACTATCCGTACTAGAAAGGTTATTACCAACCCATTGTTATCCAGAAAACAATTCGTTATTGACGTTTTACACCCAAACAGAGCTAACGTTTCTAAGGATGAATTACGTGAAAAATTAGCTGAAATCTACAAGGCTGACAAGGATGCTGTTTCTGTTTTCGGTTTCAGAACTCAATTCGGTGGTGCTAAGTCTACCGGTTTTGGTTTAGTATACAACTCTGTTGCTGATGCCAAGAAGTTCGAACCAACCTACAGATTAGTTAGATACGGTTTAGCTGAAAAGGTTGAAAAGGCTTCCAGACaacaaagaaaacaaaagaagaacaGAGACAAGAAGATCTTCGGTACTGGTAAAAGATTGGCTAAGAAGATGGCTCGTCGTAACGCTGAGTAA
- the YOS1 gene encoding Yos1p (similar to Saccharomyces cerevisiae YOS1 (YER074W-A); ancestral locus Anc_7.263), whose translation MVLFGLGKLFYVILLLINAVAILSEERFLSRIGLGRSTNAGPSFGQDENTTKSKVIQLIGAVQTLLRIPLIGINIIVIIYELLLG comes from the coding sequence ATGGTACTATTTGGTTTAGGCAAGCTATTTTACGTTATATTGTTGCTAATTAATGCAGTTGCTATACTTAGTGAGGAGAGATTTTTGAGTAGAATAGGTTTGGGTAGAAGCACAAATGCTGGTCCAAGTTTTGGCCAAGACGAAAACACTACGAAATCCAAGGTTATCCAACTAATTGGTGCTGTGCAAACACTGTTGAGAATTCCATTGATTGGTATCAATATTATAGTTATCATATATGAATTGCTATTAGGTTAG
- the ICP55 gene encoding aminopeptidase (similar to Saccharomyces cerevisiae YER078C; ancestral locus Anc_7.268) produces the protein MFKSNSFLIFRNFSINNIRNYASLQAGQPLHETRPNLLKSGELTPGITALEYFDRRVKFAKLLPAKSCAIIAGNQVKYASGAVFYDFQQNNNLFYLSGWNEPDSVLILEKQTENLIDLVFHMLVRPKDEYSEKWEGFRTGIEGVRDIFNADESDDISNLSDYVKKIVKRCDNIFYDKDTENQSRGDSAKFGNFFSVPSNSSQEKDLNAILQIHGTNKKISGLDKILAPMRRIKSPSELKVMRRAGQISAYAYNQALPKKFRNERTLQAYLEFKFISGGCDKSAYIPVVASGKNALCIHYTRNNDTIDDGKMVLVDAAGSIGGYRSDISRTWPINGKFTEAQKALYSAVLNVEKRSIELCTADHGLSLHEVHQKSTEYMLEELKNVGFNGIDYSEVDKLYPHYIGHNLGLDVHDVPNASRHNKLEAGQVITIEPGIYIPDEPSYPSYFRNIGIRIEDDIAVGEKSYVNLTAEAVKEIADIENAIQNNNPTKFDDDVIRPLDT, from the coding sequence ATGTTTAAATCCAATTCCTTTCTGATATTTCGGAATTTCAGCATAAATAATATACGGAACTATGCTTCGTTACAAGCTGGTCAACCTTTGCATGAAACTAGACCAAACCTTTTGAAGAGTGGAGAATTGACTCCTGGTATTACTGCTTTAGAATACTTTGATAGAAGGGTAAAGTTTGCAAAGCTTTTGCCGGCGAAGAGTTGTGCCATCATAGCTGGTAATCAAGTGAAGTATGCATCTGGTGCAGTATTCTATGATTTCCAACAAAACAATAATCTCTTTTATTTATCAGGATGGAATGAGCCTGATTCTGTGttaatattagaaaaacAAACAGAAAATTTGATCGATTTGGTCTTTCACATGCTAGTACGTCCAAAAGATGAATATTCAGAAAAGTGGGAAGGTTTTAGGACAGGTATAGAAGGTGTCAGAGACATATTTAATGCAGATGAATCAGATGATATTTCTAACCTCAGCGACTATGTCAAGAAAATTGTTAAACGATGTGATAACATATTTTATGATAAGGACACTGAAAATCAATCAAGAGGTGATTCCGCCAAATTCGGGAATTTCTTTTCAGTGCCAAGTAATTCTTCTCAAGAAAAGGATTTGAATGCTATATTGCAGATACACGGTACTAATAAGAAAATTTCAGGCCTAGATAAAATACTTGCGCCAATGAGAAGAATTAAATCACCATCTGAATTAAAAGTCATGAGGAGAGCAGGTCAAATATCTGCATATGCTTATAACCAAGCCCTCCCAAAGAAGTTTCGTAACGAGCGTACCTTGCAAGCATATTTAGAGTTTAAGTTCATTTCAGGAGGCTGTGATAAATCTGCTTATATTCCTGTGGTTGCATCCGGTAAAAATGCTTTATGCATTCATTATACTAGAAATAATGACACAATTGATGATGGGAAAATGGTGTTAGTTGATGCAGCTGGCTCGATCGGTGGCTATAGATCGGATATATCACGTACGTGGCCAATTAATGGCAAATTTACGGAGGCACAGAAAGCATTATATAGTGCTGTTCTAAATGTAGAAAAAAGATCAATAGAACTGTGTACAGCTGATCATGGTTTGTCACTACACGAAGTTCATCAAAAGAGTACTGAGTATATGTTAGAGGAACTAAAGAATGTTGGATTTAATGGCATTGACTATTCAGAAGTAGATAAATTGTATCCGCATTACATTGGCCACAATTTAGGCCTAGATGTCCATGATGTTCCAAATGCTTCAAGGCATAACAAATTAGAAGCAGGTCAAGTAATTACAATTGAACCTGGTATTTATATTCCAGACGAGCCCTCTTACCCAAGttattttagaaatatCGGGATTAGGATAGAGGATGATATTGCAGTCGGTGAGAAAAGCTACGTCAATTTAACTGCAGAGGCTGTTAAAGAGATTGCAGATATAGAAAATGCAATCCAGAATAATAACCCTACAAAGTTTGATGACGATGTTATTAGACCCTTAGACACTTAG
- the HOP1 gene encoding Hop1p (similar to Saccharomyces cerevisiae HOP1 (YIL072W); ancestral locus Anc_7.269), with the protein MSTKQQVLTKVDTKTEITTEQSQKLIQTLLSMSFGCLAFLRGLFPDDNFIDQRFVPEKVIKNYDKNKIVQANSIKIKTLLRGRSQEADVFLDWLENGVFQTLRLKYLKALSLGIFSDEKEPNDLIENYVFSFEYQNNNEISFKMESDKKGTLTSSLLDSRKAVQQLMRRFIILTQSLEPLPDKKYLSMRLMFNDTTPKNFQPSLFKDATYEKPPTIKLKSGINLADTSVGSLNTGHNKIKLSLFSLYDSSLIQEEIVNETRDIVSINKQSFSESYQYIDPLSFAEENFNILPTVGNKINSQSQVSNLLSDILKSSQPNTQPTQFNGSKINRQVECECGLQSPTNSGTIRECKECNKLVHGVCYGNVNSKKLESCFSCLYEKIFLEFGEECKDLMMIRKCFRTLSRIRSFPSSIHEFIAIMISKEDITDTVTESVKFALAVLFNDGILNINDNIENKENVNARVNGTNVKIDVSGIKIDKVGELEYGKIMNIIFTYRSQGSHSFYVNQIPHNLAEMEQWVNQVKLLKTKYNNNLSSQIDIQSLVINDTFTQDPIVIGKKRKNIQIADSEIVEDSNPYSNIEINNGIEETKTPLKIRKISVSKKTLKSNW; encoded by the coding sequence ATGTCAACGAAACAACAAGTTTTAACAAAAGTCGATACAAAGACTGAGATAACAACTGAACAATCTCAAAAATTAATCCAGACACTTCTTTCCATGTCATTTGGTTGTTTAGCATTTCTCAGAGGTTTGTTTCCAgatgataattttattgatcAAAGATTCGTGCCAGAAAAGGTCATTAAGAACtatgataaaaataaaatcgtCCAAGCCAATTCTATTAAGATAAAGACATTATTGCGTGGTAGATCTCAAGAGGCAGATGTCTTTTTAGATTGGTTGGAAAACGGTGTTTTCCAAACTCTCCGTTTGAAATACTTAAAGGCTTTGAGTCTTGGTATTTTCTCAGATGAAAAGGAACCtaatgatttaattgaaaactATGTCTTCAGTTTTGAATATcagaataataatgaaattagtTTTAAGATGGAAAGTGACAAAAAGGGTACTTTAACTAGCTCTCTGCTAGATTCAAGAAAAGCAGTGCAACAATTAATGAGAAGATTCATTATATTGACGCAATCATTGGAACCTCTTCCAGACAAAAAGTATTTGTCAATGAGGCTTATGTTCAATGATACTACTCCTAAAAATTTCCAACCTTCATTGTTTAAGGATGCAACTTATGAAAAACCACCAAccataaaattaaaaagtgGCATTAATCTCGCAGACACTTCAGTTGGTTCACTCAATACAGGCcacaataaaataaagttgTCTTTGTTTTCACTGTATGATTCCTCATTAatacaagaagaaattgttAATGAAACCAGAGACATTGTTAGTATAAACAAACAATCTTTTTCAGAATcatatcaatatattgacCCATTGAGTTTTGCAGAAGAaaactttaatattttaccaACAGTtggaaataaaattaattcacAGAGTCAAGTTTCTAATCTTTTGagtgatattttaaaatcatcacAACCAAATACTCAGCCAACACAATTCAACGGCTCAAAAATAAATCGCCAGGTCGAATGTGAATGTGGTTTACAATCTCCAACAAATTCAGGTACTATAAGGGAGTGTAAAGAGTGCAATAAATTAGTTCATGGTGTTTGTTATGGTAATGTAAACTCTAAAAAACTAGAGAGTTGTTTTTCATGTCtttatgaaaaaatattcctTGAATTTGGTGAAGAATGTAAAGATCTAATGATGATTAGAAAATGCTTCCGTACCTTATCGCGTATTCGCTCTTTCCCTAGTAGCATTCATGAATTTATTGCTATTATGATATCCAAAGAAGATATAACTGACACCGTAACAGAAAGTGTTAAATTTGCATTAGCTGTATTATTTAACGATGGAATCctaaatattaatgataatattgagaataaagaaaatgttaATGCTCGAGTAAACGGTACTAACGTGAAAATTGATGTTAGTGGAATCAAGATAGATAAAGTTGGTGAGCTTGAATACGGaaaaattatgaatattatattcacATATAGATCACAGGGGTCACATTCATTTTATGTTAATCAAATCCCACATAATCTAGCTGAAATGGAGCAGTGGGTCAACCAGGTTAAATTGTTGAAAACCAagtataataataatttatcttcaCAAATTGATATTCAATCGTTAGTAATAAATGACACATTTACGCAGGACCCAATCGTTATTGGTAAAAAGAGGAAAAACATACAAATAGCTGATTCTGAAATTGTTGAAGACAGTAATCCTTATTCCAATATCGAGATAAACAATGGCATTGAAGAGACTAAAACACCATTAAAAATTAGGAAAATAAGTGTTTCTAAGAAAACGTTGAAAAGTAATTGGTAA
- the TPHA0P00740 gene encoding uncharacterized protein: MSNTDDETSTLFRDSILNYFTSKRNVIKLLSDKLDGLELLETDESVEKYLEGCEYPCNCNFTNVNAEFDLKPIRLNTQHVKNQDSISNVSSLFERTSEDYKMKIQEEFENVSICTDYGNEPLQEFQDAVMACVTYPIWYINNEDDVGDYIADLVEYYEPLVGDLELMEEILKVFMVFGQEYHILNSEWFYSFELDTFFKIVV; this comes from the coding sequence ATGTCAAATACTGACGATGAAACAAGTACCTTGTTTCGTGATTCAAttctaaattatttcaCAAGTAAAAGAAATGTAATCAAATTGTTAAGTGACAAATTGGATGGGTTAGAATTACTCGAAACGGATGAATCGGTAGAGAAATATTTAGAAGGATGTGAGTACCCTTGCAATTGTAATTTTACCAATGTGAACGCTGAATTCGATCTCAAGCCCATCAGGTTAAATACACAGCATGTAAAAAATCAGGACAGTATCTCCAACGTGTCATCGTTATTTGAAAGAACCAGTGAAgattataaaatgaaaattcaagaagaatttgaaaatgtaTCCATCTGTACAGATTATGGTAACGAACCTCTACAAGAATTTCAAGATGCAGTCATGGCCTGTGTCACATATCCAATTTGGTATATAAACAATGAGGATGATGTTGGCGATTATATAGCCGACCTTGTAGAATACTATGAACCACTAGTTGGCGATTTGGAGCTAATGGAGGAGATCTTGAAAGTATTCATGGTATTTGGACAAGaatatcatattttaaatagcGAATGGTTCTATAGTTTTGAGTTAGATACcttctttaaaattgtaGTTTAG